One Chitinophagaceae bacterium genomic window carries:
- a CDS encoding methionine adenosyltransferase: MRYFFTSESVSEGHPDKVSDQISDALVDHFIAFDPSSKVACETLVTTGQVILAGEVKSNTYLDVQKIARDVIEKIGYTKSSYMFESKSCGILSSIHEQSSDINRGVDRENPEEQGAGDQGMMFGYATNESENYMPLALDLSHKILMELAKIRRENKDITYLAPDSKSQVTIEYEEKKPVRISAIVISTQHDEFLKASGDSLEAQKNADKAMLERIEKDIKGILIPRVIAQLSPDIQALFDDNIEYHINPTGKFVIGGPHGDTGLTGRKIIVDTYGGKGAHGGGAFSGKDPSKVDRSAAYATRHVAKNLVAAGVCDEVLVQVAYAIGIAKPMNIFINTYGTSKIDKTDMEIAEVVEKLFDMRPYAIEERLKLRNPIYSETAAYGHMGREPRTVKKVFYTHDGAKLEKEVELFTWEKLNYVDKIKEAFSI; encoded by the coding sequence ATGAGATATTTCTTTACCTCAGAATCTGTTTCTGAAGGACATCCTGATAAAGTATCCGATCAAATATCAGATGCATTGGTAGATCATTTTATTGCTTTTGACCCGTCTTCAAAAGTCGCTTGTGAGACTTTAGTAACTACCGGGCAGGTTATTTTAGCCGGTGAAGTTAAATCAAACACTTATTTGGACGTACAAAAAATTGCCAGAGATGTAATTGAAAAAATTGGATATACGAAGTCGTCTTATATGTTCGAATCTAAATCTTGCGGTATTTTATCTTCCATTCATGAGCAGTCATCGGATATAAACAGGGGAGTAGATCGTGAAAATCCGGAAGAGCAGGGAGCCGGAGATCAGGGAATGATGTTTGGATATGCCACAAATGAATCAGAAAATTATATGCCTTTGGCTTTAGATTTATCGCATAAAATTCTGATGGAATTAGCCAAAATCCGAAGAGAAAATAAAGATATTACCTATCTGGCTCCGGATTCAAAGTCGCAGGTTACTATAGAATATGAAGAAAAGAAGCCGGTACGAATAAGTGCTATTGTAATTTCTACCCAGCATGATGAATTTTTAAAAGCAAGCGGAGATAGTCTTGAAGCACAGAAAAATGCGGATAAGGCAATGCTGGAAAGAATTGAAAAGGATATTAAGGGGATATTAATACCACGGGTCATTGCACAGCTTTCACCGGACATTCAGGCTTTGTTTGATGATAATATTGAATACCATATTAATCCTACAGGAAAGTTTGTAATCGGAGGCCCACACGGGGATACCGGTCTTACAGGCAGAAAAATCATAGTTGATACTTATGGAGGAAAGGGAGCGCATGGTGGAGGTGCTTTTTCCGGGAAAGATCCTTCAAAAGTAGATCGCTCTGCAGCATATGCGACGCGTCATGTGGCAAAAAATTTGGTGGCAGCCGGCGTGTGTGATGAGGTTTTGGTTCAGGTTGCCTATGCAATTGGAATTGCCAAGCCCATGAATATTTTTATCAATACTTATGGTACATCAAAAATTGATAAGACCGACATGGAAATAGCAGAAGTAGTCGAAAAATTATTTGACATGAGACCTTATGCCATTGAAGAGCGACTAAAGCTTCGAAACCCTATCTATTCTGAAACAGCAGCTTATGGGCATATGGGTAGAGAACCCCGAACAGTTAAAAAAGTTTTTTATACACATGATGGTGCCAAGCTTGAAAAAGAAGTAGAACTCTTTACCTGGGAGAAACTAAACTATGTAGATAAGATTAAAGAGGCATTTTCGATTTAG